The Pseudophryne corroboree isolate aPseCor3 chromosome 10, aPseCor3.hap2, whole genome shotgun sequence DNA segment gtagtagtagcagcagcagcagcagtagtagtagtagtagtagtagtagtagtagtagtagtagtagtagcagcagtagtagtagtagcagcagtagtagtagtaacagtagtagtagtagcagtagcagcagcagcagcagtagtagtagtagcagtagcagcagcagtagtagtagtagtagtagtagcagcagcagcagtagtagtagtaacagtagtagtagtagcagtagcagcagcagcagcagtagtagtagtagtagtagtagcagcagcagcagcagtagtagtagtagtagtagtagtagtagcagcagtagcagcagtagtagtagtagtagcagcagcagcagcagtagtagtagtagtagtagtaacagtagtagtagtagtagtagtagtagaagtagtagcagtagtagtagtagtagtagcagcagtagtagtagtagtagcagcagcagcagtagtagtagtaatagtagcagtagtagtagtagtagtagtagtagtagtagtagaagtagtagcagtagtagcagcagtagtagtagcagcagcagtagtagtagtagtagtagaagtagtagcagcagtagtagtagtagtagcagtactagtagtagtagtagtagtagtagtagtagtagtagcagcagcagtagtaacagtagtagtagtagcagtagcagcagcagcagtagtagtagtagtagtagcagcagcagtagtagtagtaacagtagtagtagtagcagtagcagcagcagcagcagtagtagtagtagtagcagcagcagcagcagtagtagtagtagtagtagtagtagtagcagcagtagtagtagtagtagcagcagtagcagcagcagtagtagtagtagtagtagtagcagcagcagcagtagtagtagtagtaacagtagtagtagtagcagtagcagcagcagcagcagtagtagtagtagtagcagtagtagtagtagtagtagtagtagtagtagtagtagtagcagcagtagcagcagtagtagtagtagtagtagtagcagcagcagcagcagtagtagtagtagtagtagtagtaatagtagtagtagtagtagtagtagtagaagtagtagcagtagtagcagcagtagtagcagcagcagtagtagtagtagtagtagaagtagtagcagcagtagtagtagtagtagcagtactagtagtagtagtagtagtagtagtactagtagcagcatcagaagtagtagcagcagcagcaacagtagtagtagaagtagtagcagtagaagtagtagtagtagtagcagtagtagtagtagcagtactagtagtagtagtagtagtagtagtagcagcatcagaagtagtagcagcagcagcaacagtagtagtagtagtagcagtagaagtagtagtagtagtagtagtagtagcagcagcagtagtagtagcagcagcagtactagtagtagtagtagtagtagtaagtagcAGCatcagaagtagtagtagtagtagtagtagtagtagcagtagtagtagtagtagtagtagtagtagtagtagtagcagcagcagcagcagcagtagtagtagtagtagtagtagtagcagtagtagtagtagcagtagtagtagtagtagtagtagtagtagtagtagtagcagcagcagcagcagcagtagtagtagtagtagcagcagcagtagcagtagtagtagtagtagtagcagcagcagcagcagtagtagtagtagtagtagcagcagcagtagtagtagtagtagtagtagtagtagtagtagtagaagtagtagtagtagtagtagtagtagcagcagtagtagtagtagtagtagtagtagtagaagtagtagtagtagtagtagcagcagtagtagtagtagtagtagtagtagtagtaatagcagtagtagtagtagtagcagcagtagtagtagcagcagtagcagcagcagtagtagtagtagcagcagcagcagcagtagtagtagtagtagtagcagcagcagtagtagtagtagcagcagtagtagtagtagtagtagtagtagcagtagaagtagtagtagtagtagtagtagtagtagtagtagtagcagcagtagtagtagtagtagcagcagtagtagtagcagtagtagtagtagtagtagtagtagtagtagcaagcagcagcagcagcagtagtagtagtagcagcagcagcagtagtagtagtagtagcagcagcagtagtattagtagtagtagtagtagtagtagtagcagcagcagcagcagtagtagtagtaatagtagcagtagtagtagtagcagcagcagtagtagtagtagtagtagtagtagtagtagcagcagtagtagtagtagcagtagtagtagtaatagtagcagtagtagtagtagtagtagtagtagtagcagcagcagcagtagtagtagcagcagcagcagcagcagtagtagtagtagtagcagcagcagtagcagtagtagtagtagtagtagcagcagcagcagcagtagtagtagtagtagtagcagcagcagtagtagtagtagtagtagtagtagtagtagtagaagtagtagtagtagtagtagtagtagcagcagtagtagtagtagtagtagtagtagtagaagtagtagtagtagtagtagcagcagcagtagtagtagtagtagtagtagtagtagtaatagcagtagtagtagtagtagcagcagtagtagtagcagcagtagcagcagcagtagtagtagtagcagcagcagcagcagtagtagtagtagtagtagcagcagcagtagtagtagtagcagcagtagtagtagtagtagtagtagtagcagtagaagtagtagtagtagtagtagtagtagtagtagtagtagtagcagcagtagtagtagtagcagcagtagtagtagcagtagtagtagtagtagtagtagtagtagtagtagcagcagcagcagcagtagtagtagtagcagcagcagcagtagtagtagtagtagcagcagcagtagtattagtagtagtagtagtagtagtagtagcagcagcagcagcagtagtagtagtaatagtagcagtagtagtagtagcagcagcagtagtagtagtagtagtagtagtagtagtagcagcagtagtagtagcagcagtagtagtagtagtagtagtagcagtagcagcagtagtagtagcagtagcagcagcagcagtagtagtagtagtagtagcagcagtagaagtagtagtagtagtagtagtagtagcagtagtagtagtaatagtagtagtagtagtagtagtagtagcagtagcagcagtagtagtagtagtagtagtagtagtagcagcagcagcagtagtagtagcagcagcagtagtagtatatagtagtagtagcagcagcagcagtagtagtagtagtagtagtagcagcagcagcagcagtagtagtagtagtagtagtattagtagtagcagcaacagcagcagtagtagtagtagtagcagcagcagcagtagtagtagtagtagcagcagtagtagtattagtagtagtagcagcagcagcagtagtagtagtagtagcagcagcagcagtagtagtagtagtagtagtagcagcagcagtagtagtagtagaagcagtagtagtattagtagtagtagcagcagcagcagtagtagtagtagtagtagcagcagcagcagtagtagtagtaatagtagcagtagtagtagtagcagcagcagtagtagtagtagtagtagtagtagtagtagtagtagcagcagtagcagcagtagtagtagtagtagtagtagcagcagcagcagcagtagtagtagcagcagcagtagtagtagtagtagcagtagtagtagtaatagtagcagtagtagtagtagtagtagtagtagcagcagtagtagtagtagtagtagcagtagcagcagcagcagtagtagtagtagtagcagtagaagtagtagtagtagtagtagtagtagcagcagtagtagtagtagtagcagcaagtagcagcagcagtagtagtagtagtagcagcagcagcagtagtagtagtagtagtagcagcagcagcagcagtagtagtagtagcagcagcagcagtagtagtattagtagtagtagcagcagcagcagtagtagtagtagtagtagcagcagcagcagtagtagtagtaatagtagcagtagtagtagtagcagcagtagcagtagtagcagtagtagtagtagtagtagtagtagtagtagtagtagtagtagcagtagcagcagtagtagcagcagtagtagtagtagtagtagcagtagtagcagtagcagcagtagtagtggcagtagtagtagcagcagtagtagtagtagtagtagtagcagcagtagtagtagtagtagcagcagcagtagtagtattagtagtaagtagcagcagcagcagtagtagtagtagtagtagtagtagtagcagcagcagcagtagtagtagtagtagtagtattagtagtagcagcaacagcagcagtagtagtagtagtagtagcagcagcagtagtagtagtagtagcagcagcagcagtagtagtagtagtagtagtagtagtagcagcagcagcagcagtagtagtagtagtagtagtagtagctgcagcagtagtagtagtagtagaagcagtagtagtattagtagtagtagcagcagcagcagtagtagtagtagtagtagtagcagcagcagcagtagtagtagtaatagtagcagtagtagtagtagcagcagcagtagtagtagtagtagtagtagtagcagtagcagcagcagcagtagtagtagtagtagtagtagcagcagcagcagcagcagtagtagtagcagcagcagcagtagtagtagtagcagtagtagtagtaatagtagcagtagtagtagtagtagtagtagcagcagtagtagtagtagtagtagcagtagcagcagcagcagtagtagtagtagtagcagtagaagtagtagtagtagtagtagcagcagtagcagcagcagtagtagtagtagcagcagcagcagtagtagtagtagtagtagcagcagcagcagtagtagtagtagcagcagtagtagtattagtagtagtagcagcagcagcagtagtagtagtagtagtagcagcagcagcagtagtagtagtaatagtagcagtagtagtagtagcagcagcagcagtagtagtaagtagtagtagtagtagtagtagtagtagtagcagcagtagcagcagtagtagtagtagtagtagtagtagcagcagcagcagtagtagtagcagcagcagtagtagtagtagcagcagtagtagtagtagtagtagtagtagtagtagtagtagtagtagtagtagtagtagtagcagcagcagcaacagtagtagtagtagtagtagtagcagcagtagtagtagcagcagtagtagtattagtagtagtagcagcagcagcagtagtagtagtagtagtagcagcagcagcagtagtagtagtaatagtagcagtagtagtagtagcagcagcagcagtagtagtagtattagtagtagtagtagtagcagcagtagcagcagtagtagtagtagtagtagtagtagcagcagcagcagtagtagtagcagcagcagtagtagtagtagcagtagtagtagtaatagtagcagtagtagtagtagcagcagcagcagtagtagtagtagtagtagcagtagtagtagtagtagtagtagtagtagtagtagcagtagtagtagtagtagtagtagtagtagtagtagtagtagtagtagtagtagtagtagtagtagcagcatcagaagtagtagcagcagcagcaacagtagtagtagtagtagtagcagtagaagtagtagtagtagtagcagcagtagtagtagcagcagtactagtagtagtagtagtagtagtagtagtagcagcatcagaagtagtagcagcagcagcaacagtagtagtagtagtagtagcagcagtagtagtagtagtagtagtagtagtagcagtagtagtagtagtagtagtagtagtagtagtagcagcagcagcagtagtagtagtagtagcagcagcagtagtagtagtaacagtagtagtagtagcagtagcagcagcagcagcagtagtagtagcagcagcagcagcagtagtagtagtagtagtagtagtagtagtagtagcagcagtagtagtagtagcagcagtagtagtagtagcagcagtagtagtagtaacagtagtagtagtagcagtagcagcagcagcagcagtagtagtagtagcagtagcagcagcagtagtagtagtagtagtagtagcagcagcagcagtagtagtagtaacagtagtagtagtagcagtagcagcagcagcagcagtaagtagtagtagtagtagtagcagcagcagcagcagtagtagtagtagtagtagtagtagtagcagcagtagcagcagtagtagtagtagtagcagcagcagcagcagtagtagtagtagtagtagtaacagtagtagtagtagtagtagtagtagtagtagtagtagtagtagtagtagcagcagcagtagtaacagtagtagtagtaacagtagtagtagtagtagtagtagtagaagtagtagcagtagtagtagtagtagcagcagcagcagcagcagtagtagtagtagtagtaatagtagtagtagtagtagtagtagaagtagtagcagtagtagtagtagtagtagtagtagtagtagtagtagtagtagtagcagcagcagtagtaacagtagtagtagtagcagtagcagcagcagcagtagtagtagtagtagtagcagcagcagtagtagtagtaacagtagtagtagtagcagtagcagcagcagcagcagtagtagtagtagcagcagcagcagcagtagtagtagtagtagtagtagtagtag contains these protein-coding regions:
- the LOC134966936 gene encoding uncharacterized protein DDB_G0271670-like, encoding SSSSSSSSSSSSSSSSSSSSSSSSSSSSSSSSSNSSSSSSSSSSSSSSSSSISSSSSSSSSSSSSSSSSSSSSNSSSSSSSSSSSSSSISSSSSSSSSSSSSSSSSSSSSSSSSSSSSSSSSSSSSNSSSSSSSSSSSSSSSSSSSSSSSSSSSSSSSSSSSSSSSSSSSSSSSSSSSSIRSSSSSSNSSSSSSSSRSSSSSSSSSSSSSTSSSSSSSSSSSIRSSSSSSNSSSSSSSSSSSSSSSSSSSSSSSSSSSSSSSSSSSSSSSSSSSSSNSSSSSSSSSSSSSSSSSSSSSSSSSSSSSSSSSSSSSSSSSSSSSSS
- the LOC134966935 gene encoding uncharacterized protein DDB_G0271670-like, which gives rise to SSSSSSSSSSSSSSSSSSSSSSSSSSSSSSSSSNSSSSSSSSSSSSSSSSSSSSSSSSSSSSSSSSSSSSSSSSSSSSSSSSSSSSSSSSSSSSSSSSSSSSSSSSSSNSSSSSSSSSSSSSSSSSSSSSSSSSSSSSSSSSSSNSSSSSSSSSSSSSSSSSSSSSSSSSSSSSSSSSSSSSSSSSSSSSSSSSSSSSSNSSSSSSSSRSSSSSSSSSSSSSSSSSSSSSSSSNSSSSSSSSSSSSSRSSSSSSSSSSSSSSSSSSSRSSSSSSSSSSSTSSSSSSSSSSSSSSSSNSSSSSSSSSSSSSSSSSSSSSSSNSSSSSSSSSSSSS